The DNA window AACGGTAGGTTCGCCCGCAACGTCGTCGAACGCGCCGAAGGCTTTCGGGATACCCGGGTGGTGGCGCAAAAGCGTGCGGGTCAACCGGTGACCGTCGAGGATCTGCAGATCATCACCGCGGCCGACATCCAGGCCGCGGTGCGCAGCGTGTGTTCCGACAACCGCGACATGGCGGCCATCGTCTGGTGACGTTCAGGCCGGCTCGAAGCGAAACACGGTGAGCCGGCCCGCCAGTGCCTCGAATTCCTCGGCCGTGCCGTCGCGCACCATCCCCGATCGTTTCGCAAAGGCCACACCGACGGGGACCTTGGCGGGGAACTCCCGCAGCACCGGCCGCGCTTCACTGGCCGAGAGTTCGACGATCCGGACCGGGCGTGATCGTCGGCCCCGGCTCAGTGTGCCGACGCCGGCCGCGCGGGCGTTGGCCGCCCAGTCGGCTCCGGGATACCCGGCCACCACGTAGAGGCCGCCCTCGAAATCGAAGGGCGTCATCGGGGTGCTGCGCGGTTGACCCGACTTGCGGCCGGGCACCGTGAGGACCATGGCGGGCCCGGTCGGGATGCCGAGGCGTTGCACGGCCATCATGAACTTGTTCATCGGCTTGAGGTAGCGCGGGGGACGGGGATCGGTCATTTCAGATTCCTACTTTTTCGTTGCTGAACATCTCTCGGTGATCGGAAACCCAGTGCGCGAAAGGGATTGGCGACCGGCCGAGGATCTTTTGCAGGTCCTGGGTGACCGCGGCGGGTTTGTCGAGCGTCTCGGCGAGCATGGCGATATACGCGTCGGCGAACCCGGCGCTGAAGCCCAACCCGACAAACCGTTGCCGCACCGTGTCAACGGGGACCTCGCGGTATTGCAGCGGCCTGCCCAGCACACCGCCGATGACCTCGACCAGCTCTGCGTTGGTAAAGGCCTGTGGGCCGGTCAGCGGGATACGTTGTCCATCAAGGTAATCGGTGAGCAACGCGCGTGTCGCGACGCTGGAGATGTCTGACTCGACGATCGGCGCCGTCGACGCGGCGGCGTACGGCCCGGCGACCACGTCGCCGGCGCAGATCTGCGCGGACCACATGCCGGCGAAGTTGGTGGCGAACACGGTGGGCCGCAGGCTCACCCAGGCCAGACCGGAGTCGACCGCGAGGCGCTCGACCTCCCTATTACGGTCGCCGCGAAACCGGGACGGCTGCCGCGCGTCGTCATCGTCGGCATTGATCGCCGACAGCGCGACCAGCTTGGCGACTCCGGCGCGCCGGCATTGCGCCACCACACCTTCCAACTGCCCACCCAGCGCCCGCGAGTTCAGGAATACCGCGGCGGCACCCGAGAGTGCGTCGGTAACCGAACCGAATACCTCGACTTCCGGGGAAAACCCGGCACCGGCCGGTTGTCGGGTGACCGCCCGCACGCGGGCCCCCGCGGCGATCAGTTCGGTGACGAGCGGACGTCCGACGTTGCCGGTCGCACCGGTGACGACGATGGTCATGATGGGGTTCCTTCCATGAACTTCCTGCACTGCTGAAAACGACGGGACAAAAGGTGGGAAAGTTACATCGGAGAATCCGTAACTTTTTGCCTCAGCGGATCGTCGAAGAGTCATGAACCAGTCGCAGTCAGCCAGCGACCAGGTCAGCGAGGCCTGGCGCCGCCACCGCCCTTATCTGGTCAACCTCGCATACCAGATGCTGGGTGACGTCGGCGAAGCCGAAGACATTGCACAAGAGGCCTTTCTGCGATTCTCGCGCACCGACGTCGGCGAGATCGAGGACGCGCGGGGCTGGCTGACCGTGGTGGCGAGCCGCCTCTGCCTCGACCAGGTGCGCTCGGCCCGCGCCCGCTACGAGCGCCCAGGCGACGTTCCCGAGCAACCGGCCGCGCGTCGCTTCGACCCGGCCGACCGGGTCACCCTCGACGACGAGATCCGCACCGCGCTGCTGGAAGTCTTGCGCAGGCTCAGTCCCGGGGAACGAGTCGCCTTCGTGTTGCACGACATCTTCGGCGTCCCCTTCGAGTCGATCTCGCAGACGGTAGGACGCCCGGTCGGCACCTGCCGTCAACTGGCGCGGCGTGCACGGTCCAAATTCTCTGCGGCACAACCGAAGCTGAGCGACGTCGCGTCGGCCGAGCACCAGTTGGTCACCGACAAGTTCGTCACCGCGTGCGCCAACGGTGACCTCGACGCGTTGGCCGCCGTCCTGGATCCGACGGTGTGGGGTGTGGGGACGATCCTCGCGGACCCGGCACCGCCACCACAGATCAACCACGGCCCGGCTGCGGTCGCCACCAACCTGCTGCGCTACCTGTGGCCGGACGTAACCCTGGTCAGCGGTCCCGCCGGGGGGCCGGTGCTGCTGGCCTTCAGCGAGCGCCGCCTCTTCGCCGTCATCGTGTTGACGATCCGCGATTCTCGGGTGACGAAGATCGAGGCGATCGCCGACCCGTCGGCGCGCGCTTAGTTCTGTTCGTCCGTCGGTCGCTGCTCGACGGCACAGTCGGAACGCGTCGCGAAGTAGCCGGCGATCGTCGCGGTGACTTCGAGGAACTTGCGCCGCGTGGCCGGGGCCATCTCGCGGGTCACGTCGATGACACCGCCGGGCCGCAGGTGGGGATCGAACGGCACTTCGATCACCGGCCGGCCGTGATCGGTGAACTCGCGAGCGAGCAGGGCCCGGGTGCGTTTGTCGGCATGTCCGTCGGAATCGTTGAGCACCACGATGCTGTAGCGCAGCAGCGTGGCCAGGTTCTGATCGGCCAGCCACTCCATGGTCCGCGCGGCGGCGGATGCGCCGTCCGCCCAAGGCGAGGACACCACGATCAGCGCATCCAGATCACGCAGGACTTCCTGGGTGAGCGGCGCGTCCATCGTCGAACCGCAGTCGATGACCGAGATCGTGAAATGGCGGTCCAGCCGCAACGCGGCCTCCCGGTAGATCGCCGGATCGAGCACCCGGCGCGGGCCCGACGCCGGTTCACCGGCGAGCACATGAAGACCCGCGGAATTCCGGCCCAGCCGCGCCACCACGTCGTCGAAGGACCGGAGGTTCTTGTCCGCGGTGAACTCCCAGAACGAGCCCGTCGACGCCGGATCGATTCGGCTGCTGAGCCGACCGAAGGCGGTATCGGCGTCGATCGCCACGACGTGATCCTGCCGACGGAGTCCGGCGAACAGAGAGCCCACGCTGGCGGCCACCGACGTCTTTCCCACGCCGCCCTTGCCCAGCACGCCGACCTTGTAGTTGCCGTACAGGCGGGTCCGGATGGCGGCTTCGAATTGGGCCTCCTGCCGCTGGGCGGGTGACGGGCCCAGGTTGACCCGGCCGAAGGTGGCCAGCCGCAGGGCGCGTCGCCAACCGCGGTCGGGCAGCTCGGGCGGCGTGGCCGCCGCCGCGGAAGGGGCGGGCCGCTGGGGCGACGACACCGCGGGTGGCGGGCGGAACGAGGGGCCGGGAGTCGAGGGCGGGCGCGCGGGTGCCCAGGCTTGCGGCGGCGCAGCCGGCCGGTTCGGCGGGGGCGGGGGAGGAGCCGAAGGCGGACGCGGGGGAGCGGGTCGCGGGGCAATGGGAGGCGCGCCGGCCCGTGCCTCATCGGGGACGGGCCGGGGCTGTCGAGGGGAGGGACCGGACGGGCGCGCCGCCGGGGTGCTTGGCCGCTCGGGCTGCAGACGGTCCCGCAGGAATTCGTCGCGCTCGTTCATGGGCTCCTCGGGTGCCAGGCGGGTTACGTGATAAGCGCCACGGTCCGACCTGCGACGCCGGGTGTGACCAATCCGGTCTAGTATCTCCCGACGCGCCCGATGTGCGAACCTGCAAACTGTATTACGCGGGCTGCGGGGTCGAAGCGCCACCCCGAGTCGGGCGCTGAGCACGCCCATAGCACCCGCAGCAACGTCACCGGCACGCCCCGGCTCGCATTTCAGCAAACTTTCCGCCGCCGACCGTGGCGGCTGGGGGCTGTCGGCGATGAGCGCGGTCATGCCAAGCATCAGCGGCCCCCAGCAGGGGGTTGGCGGAATCGGGGACCACCGGCGGCAGCGAAATTTACGACCCTGCCAGCTGGCGGTTAGACTTGACGAAGTTGGCATGTCAGGCGGGTATTGTCATATCGTTTTACGACTTGTCGAGACCGGTTCCAGGCCACCGTTCAGAGCTGCACGGACATCCCTACCAGGATCATCTCCGCCTGGGGCACAGCCCATCGAGACAAGACCGAAAGGGGTTCTAGCCCGCAACCTCGCGGGTGCGACCCCGTCGGGGCCGCTGCTAAGGGCCGCGCAGAACGTTCAGGTGAAGGGTCAGGTGCATATGACGCCCAAGCGCGTCGGGTTATACAACCCCGCGTTCGAGCACGACGCGTGCGGGGTTGCTTTGGTCGTCGATATGCACGGCCGTCGTAGCCGCGACATCGTGGACAAGGCAATCACTGCGCTGCTGAACCTCGAACACCGGGGTGCCCAGGGCGCCGAGCCGCGCAGCGGTGACGGGGCCGGCATCATGCTTCAAGTCCCGGACGCCTTCCTGCGTGAGGTTGTCGACTTCGAATTGCCGCCCGAAGGCAGCTACGCCACCGGCATCGCGTTCCTGCCGCAGTCGTCCAAGGACGCCGCGACGGCATGTGCCGCAGTGGAGAAGATCGCCGAAGCCGAGGGCCTGACGGTGCTGGGCTGGCGCAACGTGCCCATCGACGACTCGTCGCTGGGCGCTTTGTCCCGCGACGCGATGCCCACCTTCCGGCAGGTGTTCATGGCGGGCGCATCCGGTATGACGCTGGAGCGCCGGGCCTACGTGGTGCGTAAGCGCGCCGAACACGAACTGGGTACCAAGGGCCCGGGCCAGGACGGGCCCGGCCGCGAAACCGTCTATTTCCCAAGCCTTTCCGGTCAGACATTCGTCTACAAGGGCATGCTGACCACGCCCCAGCTCAAGGCGTTTTACCTTGACCTGCAAGACGATCGGCTGACCAGCGCGCTGGGTATCGTGCACTCCCGGTTCTCCACCAACACGTTCCCGTCGTGGCCGCTGGCGCATCCGTTCCGCCGCGTCGCGCACAACGGTGAGATCAACACCGTCACCGGTAACGAGAACTGGATGCGGGCCCGCGAGGCGCTGATCAAGACCGACGTTTTCGGCGCGGAATCCGACGTCGAGAAGTTGTTCCCGATCTGCACCCCCGGGGCATCCGACACAGCGCGGTTCGACGAGGTGCTCGAACTGCTCCACCTGGGCGGGCGCAGCCTGGCCCACGCGGTGCTGATGATGATCCCCGAGGCCTGGGAACGCAACGACTCGATGGACCCCGCCCGGCGGGCGTTCTACCGGTACCACGCCTCGTTGATGGAGCCGTGGGACGGCCCTGCGTCGATAACGTTCAGCGACGGAACCATCATCGGCGCGGTGCTCGACCGTAATGGCTTGCGCCCCTCGCGAATTTGGGTCACCGAAGACGGCCTGGTGGTAATGGCCTCCGAGGCCGGTGTGCTGGACCTGGACCCGGCAAAGGTGGTCCGCAGGATGCGGTTGCAACCCGGCCGCATGTTCCTGGTGGACACCGCGCAGGGTCGCATCGTCGCCGATGAGGAGATCAAGGCGGAGTTGGCCGCCGAGCACCCCTACCAGGAGTGGCTGGACAAGAATCTGGTCCCGCTGGACGATCTGCCGCAGGGCAACTACAAGCGGATGCCCCACTACCGACTGGTCAAGCGGCAGCAGACATTTGGCTACACGTACGAGGAGCTCAATCTCCTGGTGGCGCCGATGGTGCGCAGCGGCGCCGAACCGATCGGGTCGATGGGTACCGACACCCCGGTCGCGGTGCTCTCGCAACGTCCCCGGATGCTCTACGACTACTTCCAGCAACTCTTCGCGCAGGTGACCAACCCGCCGCTGGATGCCATCCGCGAGGAGGTGGTGACCAGCCTGCAGGGCACCACCGGTGGTGAGCGCGACCTGCTCACACCGACCGAGCGTTCGTGTCACCAGATCGCGCTGTCGCAGCCGATTCTGCGTAACCGGGAGCTGGCGAAGCTGGTCAACCTCGACCCGGACGACGAGGTCAATGGTCGCCCGCATGGCATGCGCTCCAAGGTGATTCGCTGCCTGTACCCGGTCGCCGAGGGCGGCGCCGGACTGGCTACCGCGCTCGAGGAAGTGCGCGCGCAGGCGTCGGCGGCGATCGCTGACGGCGCGCGGGTGATCATCCTGTCGGACCGCGAATCCGACGAACAGCTGGCGCCCATTCCGTCGCTGCTGGCGGTCGCGGGGGTGCACCATCACCTGGTGCGCGACCGGACCCGGACCCACGTCGGGCTGGTGGTGGAAACCGGTGATGCCCGCGAGGTCCACCACATGGCCGCGCTGGTCGGCTTCGGTGCCGCGGCGATCAACCCGTACATGGCGTTCGAGTCCATCGAGGACATGCTCGACCGCGGTGTCATCGAAGGCATCGATCGCAAGACGGCGCTGAACAACTACATCAAGGCCGCCGGCAAGGGCGTGCTGAAAGTGATGTCCAAGATGGGCATTTCAACGCTGGCGTCCTACACCGGTGCGCAGTTGTTCCAGGCGGTCGGCATTTCCGAGGACGTCCTCAGCGAGTACTTCACCGGGCTGAGCTGTCCCATCGGCGGTATCACCCTGGACGACATCGCCGCCGACGTCGCCGCTCGGCACGCCCTGGCATACCTGGACCGCCCGGACGAACGGGCCCACCGCGAACTCGAGGTGGGTGGGGAATACCAGTGGCGCCGCGAAGGCGAGTACCACCTGTTCAACCCCGAGACCGTCTTCAAGCTGCAGCACGCGACGCGCACCGGCCAGTACAAAGTGTTCAAGGACTACACTCGTCTGGTCGACGACCAGAGTGAGCGCATGGCGTCCCTGCGCGGCCTGCTCAAGTTCCGGGCCGGGATCAACCCGCCGATTCCGCTGGACGAGGTCGAGCCCGCCAGTGAAATCGTCAAGCGATTCTCGACCGGGGCGATGAGCTACGGCTCGATCTCCGCCGAGGCGCACGAGACGCTGGCCATCGCGATGAACCGGCTGGGCGGCCGGTCCAACAGCGGTGAGGGCGGCGAAGACGTCAAGCGGTTCGAGCGCGATCCCAACGGCGATTGGCGCCGCAGCTCGATCAAACAGGTCGCCTCCGGGCGGTTCGGCGTCACGTCGCACTACCTGACGAACTGCACCGACATCCAGATCAAGATGGCCCAAGGCGCGAAACCCGGTGAGGGTGGCCAGCTTCCGGGGCACAAGGTGTACCCGTGGGTTGCCAAGGTGCGGTACTCCACCCCCGGCGTCGGTCTGATTTCGCCGCCGCCGCACCACGACATCTACTCCATCGAGGACCTGGCGCAGCTGATCCACGACCTGAAGAACGCCAACCCGTCCGCGCGCGTGCACGTCAAGCTGGTCTCCGAGAACGGCGTCGGCACGGTGGCCGCGGGGGTGTCCAAGGCCCACGCCGACGTGGTGCTGATCTCCGGGCACGACGGCGGCACCGGCGCGACCCCGATGACCTCGATGAAGCACGCCGGGGCGCCGTGGGAGCTGGGGC is part of the Mycobacterium mantenii genome and encodes:
- a CDS encoding nitroreductase family deazaflavin-dependent oxidoreductase; the protein is MTDPRPPRYLKPMNKFMMAVQRLGIPTGPAMVLTVPGRKSGQPRSTPMTPFDFEGGLYVVAGYPGADWAANARAAGVGTLSRGRRSRPVRIVELSASEARPVLREFPAKVPVGVAFAKRSGMVRDGTAEEFEALAGRLTVFRFEPA
- a CDS encoding NAD(P)H-binding protein; this translates as MTIVVTGATGNVGRPLVTELIAAGARVRAVTRQPAGAGFSPEVEVFGSVTDALSGAAAVFLNSRALGGQLEGVVAQCRRAGVAKLVALSAINADDDDARQPSRFRGDRNREVERLAVDSGLAWVSLRPTVFATNFAGMWSAQICAGDVVAGPYAAASTAPIVESDISSVATRALLTDYLDGQRIPLTGPQAFTNAELVEVIGGVLGRPLQYREVPVDTVRQRFVGLGFSAGFADAYIAMLAETLDKPAAVTQDLQKILGRSPIPFAHWVSDHREMFSNEKVGI
- the sigI gene encoding RNA polymerase sigma factor SigI, which gives rise to MNQSQSASDQVSEAWRRHRPYLVNLAYQMLGDVGEAEDIAQEAFLRFSRTDVGEIEDARGWLTVVASRLCLDQVRSARARYERPGDVPEQPAARRFDPADRVTLDDEIRTALLEVLRRLSPGERVAFVLHDIFGVPFESISQTVGRPVGTCRQLARRARSKFSAAQPKLSDVASAEHQLVTDKFVTACANGDLDALAAVLDPTVWGVGTILADPAPPPQINHGPAAVATNLLRYLWPDVTLVSGPAGGPVLLAFSERRLFAVIVLTIRDSRVTKIEAIADPSARA
- a CDS encoding MinD/ParA family ATP-binding protein; this translates as MNERDEFLRDRLQPERPSTPAARPSGPSPRQPRPVPDEARAGAPPIAPRPAPPRPPSAPPPPPPNRPAAPPQAWAPARPPSTPGPSFRPPPAVSSPQRPAPSAAAATPPELPDRGWRRALRLATFGRVNLGPSPAQRQEAQFEAAIRTRLYGNYKVGVLGKGGVGKTSVAASVGSLFAGLRRQDHVVAIDADTAFGRLSSRIDPASTGSFWEFTADKNLRSFDDVVARLGRNSAGLHVLAGEPASGPRRVLDPAIYREAALRLDRHFTISVIDCGSTMDAPLTQEVLRDLDALIVVSSPWADGASAAARTMEWLADQNLATLLRYSIVVLNDSDGHADKRTRALLAREFTDHGRPVIEVPFDPHLRPGGVIDVTREMAPATRRKFLEVTATIAGYFATRSDCAVEQRPTDEQN
- the gltB gene encoding glutamate synthase large subunit gives rise to the protein MTPKRVGLYNPAFEHDACGVALVVDMHGRRSRDIVDKAITALLNLEHRGAQGAEPRSGDGAGIMLQVPDAFLREVVDFELPPEGSYATGIAFLPQSSKDAATACAAVEKIAEAEGLTVLGWRNVPIDDSSLGALSRDAMPTFRQVFMAGASGMTLERRAYVVRKRAEHELGTKGPGQDGPGRETVYFPSLSGQTFVYKGMLTTPQLKAFYLDLQDDRLTSALGIVHSRFSTNTFPSWPLAHPFRRVAHNGEINTVTGNENWMRAREALIKTDVFGAESDVEKLFPICTPGASDTARFDEVLELLHLGGRSLAHAVLMMIPEAWERNDSMDPARRAFYRYHASLMEPWDGPASITFSDGTIIGAVLDRNGLRPSRIWVTEDGLVVMASEAGVLDLDPAKVVRRMRLQPGRMFLVDTAQGRIVADEEIKAELAAEHPYQEWLDKNLVPLDDLPQGNYKRMPHYRLVKRQQTFGYTYEELNLLVAPMVRSGAEPIGSMGTDTPVAVLSQRPRMLYDYFQQLFAQVTNPPLDAIREEVVTSLQGTTGGERDLLTPTERSCHQIALSQPILRNRELAKLVNLDPDDEVNGRPHGMRSKVIRCLYPVAEGGAGLATALEEVRAQASAAIADGARVIILSDRESDEQLAPIPSLLAVAGVHHHLVRDRTRTHVGLVVETGDAREVHHMAALVGFGAAAINPYMAFESIEDMLDRGVIEGIDRKTALNNYIKAAGKGVLKVMSKMGISTLASYTGAQLFQAVGISEDVLSEYFTGLSCPIGGITLDDIAADVAARHALAYLDRPDERAHRELEVGGEYQWRREGEYHLFNPETVFKLQHATRTGQYKVFKDYTRLVDDQSERMASLRGLLKFRAGINPPIPLDEVEPASEIVKRFSTGAMSYGSISAEAHETLAIAMNRLGGRSNSGEGGEDVKRFERDPNGDWRRSSIKQVASGRFGVTSHYLTNCTDIQIKMAQGAKPGEGGQLPGHKVYPWVAKVRYSTPGVGLISPPPHHDIYSIEDLAQLIHDLKNANPSARVHVKLVSENGVGTVAAGVSKAHADVVLISGHDGGTGATPMTSMKHAGAPWELGLAETQQTLLLNGLRDRIVVQVDGQLKTGRDVMIAALLGAEEFGFATAPLVVSGCIMMRVCHLDTCPVGVATQNPVLRERFTGKPEFVENFFMFIAEEVREYMAQLGFRTLNEAVGQVKSLDMTLARAHWKAHRLDLAPVLHEPESAFMNQDLYCSSRQDHGLDKALDQQLIVMSREALDSGKSVRFSTTIGNVNRTVGTMLGHEVTKAYGAEGLPDGTIDITFDGSAGNSFGAFVPRGITLRVYGDANDYVGKGLSGGRIVVRPSDSAPQDYVAEDNIIGGNVILFGATSGEAYLRGVVGERFAVRNSGAHAVVEGVGDHGCEYMTGGRVVVLGRTGRNFAAGMSGGVAYVYDPQEEFPDNLNAEMVELESLDEDDYEWLHGMIQAHVDATDSAVGQRILDDWQQQRWHFAKVMPQDYKRVLQAIAEAERDGADVDKAIMAAAHG